In Shewanella psychrotolerans, the genomic stretch CTCGGTCGATACCGACAAACGTCCTGTGCCAACCCTACTGGAACTGGCGAAAAAACGTGGCATGAGCACGGGTGTAGCCGTAACCAGCCAGATCAACCACGCGACCCCGGCTGCCTTTTTAAGTCATAACGAGAGCCGCCGTAATTACGAGGCTCTGGCAGAAAACTATCTAAACACTGATGCCGATGTCATGCTCGGCGGTGGTCAGCGCTATTTCTCCGACAAGCTGATCAAGCAGTTCGAGACCAAAGGTTATCAGGTGCTTAAAGATGCCGCGCTGCTAGATGGCGTGACCCAACCTAAGGTGATGGGGCTATTTGCCGATGTACAACTTCCTTGGGCCATAGATGAGCCTGAAGCCAGACGCCTGAGCACCATGACAGCCAAGGCACTGGAACTTCTCTCGCAAAATGAGCAAGGCTTCGTGTTACTGATCGAAGGTAGCCTGATCGATTGGGCAGGTCATAACAACGATATCGCCACCGCCATGGCCGAGATGCACGAATTTGCCAGCGCCATCGAAGTGGTCGAGCAATATGTGCGTCAGCATCGGGACACCTTATTGGTGGTCACCGCTGACCACAACACGGGAGGCTTATCTATCGGCACCCAAGGTGAGTACCGCTGGGACAGCCAGGTACTGCGTGATATCAGTGCCAGCCCTTCACGCATCGCTGCGAATGCACTGGCCCAAGATGAGTGGCACACAGGCCTGAGTGAATCGCTTGGTTTTACGCCAAGCAATGAGGAGTTCAACACCCTAGATAGCGCCAGAATGCAGGGTGAAAAAGTGTTGACCACGCAGCTCAAGAAGCTTATCGACCAGCGTTCAAACACCGGCTGGACCACGAGCGGTCATACCGGCGTAGATGTTCAGGTCTTTGCCGCAGGGCCTGCCTCCCCCCTCTTTGCCGGTCATCAGGACAATACAGATATCGCCAATAAACTGATCAGCCTATTGCCTAAGATGCCCAAGCCTAAAGCAGAGGTGAAAATGCCAGCAAAACCAGCCTCTGACGTAACGCCTACAGAGGTAACGCCTGCTCAAAATGAGGAAAATGGTGAGCTACAGCAAGCCAAAGACCTACTGAGCGAAGGCGCCGAAAGTCAATCTGCCGCACCTGTCACCCAGGTCGATAATCAAGCCTAGATGCCAGATTCAGCTCCCCTGCCTGACCAGCTTAGGCTGGGGAGTTTGATTCACTGGCCACATGCGGGTATGCTCAATTTCGCTAAGCACCTTAAAGACAGAAGTCACATCCAGGGGGCGAGAGAAGTAGTAACCCTGACCTAATTCACATTGCTGGCAACTTAAATACTGTGCCTGCAGCTGAGTTTCAATACCTTCGGCAATCACCTGCCGGCCGAGGTTGTGGGCCAATTCGATAACCGTGGTAATGATATGGGCATCGGCCTCACCGTCGAGCACATTAGCAGTAAAGCTGCGATCAATTTTCAACAGATCGAACGGCAACTGCTTAAGGTAGCTCAGTGACGAGTAGCCG encodes the following:
- a CDS encoding alkaline phosphatase — its product is MKLTRLFSLVSLSAALLSGSLWADSLLGPQSAPSRPKNIVIMVGDGMGPAYVSAYRYYQDNPNTQEIEQTVFDRLLVGNASTYPAPVSGYVTDSAAAATALATGVKTYNGAVSVDTDKRPVPTLLELAKKRGMSTGVAVTSQINHATPAAFLSHNESRRNYEALAENYLNTDADVMLGGGQRYFSDKLIKQFETKGYQVLKDAALLDGVTQPKVMGLFADVQLPWAIDEPEARRLSTMTAKALELLSQNEQGFVLLIEGSLIDWAGHNNDIATAMAEMHEFASAIEVVEQYVRQHRDTLLVVTADHNTGGLSIGTQGEYRWDSQVLRDISASPSRIAANALAQDEWHTGLSESLGFTPSNEEFNTLDSARMQGEKVLTTQLKKLIDQRSNTGWTTSGHTGVDVQVFAAGPASPLFAGHQDNTDIANKLISLLPKMPKPKAEVKMPAKPASDVTPTEVTPAQNEENGELQQAKDLLSEGAESQSAAPVTQVDNQA